The genomic interval ctcattttgacttgttttaaggatattacatcaaagttggatcagcctgtagtgtgtttttccactttaattttgtgtgtgactccaaatccaggcttccattggttaataaatttgatttccattgatgatttttgtgtgattttttttttttttttttttttttttttttttttttttttttgttgttgtcagcacattcaactttgtacagaacaaagtattcaatgagaatatttcatccattcagatctaggatgtgttatttgagtgttttctttctttctttctttctttctttctttctttctttctttctttctttctgacaAACATTCCAGTTATAACATAAGACATTAATTGGAATAATAAACATGAACCAGTAAATGACacgaaaacaaaacaaagaagaaaaaaaaaaaatatatatatatatacatatatccaTACGAAAATAGGTAggtaagagagaaaaaaaaaaggaggggggggggtacactaaaaagaaaacagataaagGGCTTAATGTATTCTGTGCTACTATAATTGATAAGAGTTATGTACCAGGTATGCGCAGCTACAGCTGGGATGAGTGGAGATAACACCGCTCATGGAGTCACATCCAGTGTCAAAGACATAACATGATTCAAGAGCAGTGACCAGATTTTTGAGGATGTGGTTTCGGAGCCTTTAAGAGAGTACCtaattttttccagtttcatgaAAAAGAGGGCATCTTTTATCCAGTGAGAATGTATAGGTGGGAGAGGATTTTTCCAGTGCATCAGAATAACACGTCTAGCTaacaatgtttatttttttgagcagtgtttaaaaatgatgtttctacaattaattttgagcctctgaaaatgggggactgtgttTGAAAATGGCTGCAATTCCCAACAAGTTtgcaattcaatttaaaatccactgtgttgGTGTGCAGCAGCAAAACTGtacaaaaattgtatttttactcCTTACTGGCCAATAGTTCTCATCCTTAAACCTACACAAAAAGATGTGTAATGCTCATAGATCATCACGTTGCTACAACATTTTACTTGTTTGAATGCAGAAATGAATATAATTAGTTGTTTAACAAGTTTGACATTTCAGTGAAGTGCATGCACAAGACAAGTCTTCGACATATGATTTTTAATCTCATGAAAAGGAGCTAATGAACAGCATGGAGCTAATGGAACTTATCTCTGCCtggcattcattcattcattcattcattgctgGAAATAAGCCTCCATAAATATTTATCACCAGATGTGGGTGAGATCgaaacagctgcttttaaatcTGCAAACTTTACAATATAGCACCACAACTGaagatattaaataaaaaagcgATCAGAGcaaaagatatatatatttttttataattttcatGTGGATGACTGAGCCTATAGTTTATTTTCACTACTTAcgtctttatttgtttttcctatattttcttctcttttttctacTCCTTATTTCTAGTgttgtaagataagataagataagataagataagataagataagataagataagataaaactttaatgatcccacgacggggaaatttgcgcattacagcagctcagtacagaaaactaaaaatagaatagaataaaatagagaaacactatacacatatacataagcactatatacagaaaatatatagtcaatacacacatgtacatatacacacatatacacacacatcaaaacactatatacagatatcaaaatattatatacatttgtagccggtaaggtacacagcatacacggtatgcattatatgggtgagtgtaataaataaaatgtatctggactgtaaggataaagtgatggcagaggaggtaaagtgtccaagtgacgtGGCATTCAGaacctgtgtgtatttatatatcTAATTTTTGAAATGAGGGATCGGCTCCAGCGAAATCggaagaaaatgcatggatggatggttctattatcataaataaataaataaataataaaaataaaaatgtactaTCTACCTTTATTGTGAAATTCGGAAGCGATTAGTAACCCGGAAGTAATGTCGGTTATTATAGGAAGTTTTCCGCCAGACGAACGACGGTGATTTAAGGAAAGCCGGAAAACTGAGTGGTAAGGACATTAAAAGCCAAACATAGGAAATTAGCACGGCGGAATTTCAGCTAAAGTACGGGGGAGATAAAAGCTTGAAGGTTTTAGTGGCAGCAAATCGCAGCGAGAAGCGCGGCTCGTTGTAGTAAAGGTAGCATTAGCAGAAAGCTAACCTTAGCGCACTCAAACACACATGGCGATTAAACCGAGGAGCTGGTCTGAGGCAGATTTTTATTAAGGCGCAGTGGTGTTACTGTAAGAACCTTTCTGGAATAGCTTTAAACGGTTATTTAACACATAAGAATTGGATCGTTGAGAAAATTTCGCTTCAGGAAATGCCCAGTGTTAACTCTTCCGTGCGTTGATTATGGGGACTCCTGAATGAGGGTGATTAAACATTACCTGGAAGTCTTACAGCGTCACTAAACagttaataaataataagtCTATCCTCTGAGCTGTGTGTTATATTGACTGTTGAGGATAAAGTTTATTTGGAGCAGTGTAATGTCAGAGCAACAAGTCTGTAAACTTAGTCCTGCAAAattaaaacaacttttttttccccaaccacgtttattattttttgcaaGGAAGTAACCAACATGTAAACATATCGGAAGAAGTATCATAATGATTCAAACCTGATATaaggaacaaacaaaacataacataaaacagacaaaacaaactcaGGAGCAAAGCAAATACcctcagcaaaacaaaaacaaacaaatagaaTGAAATAAATGACACTTTTTTAGGTTGCCTGTGGTTTCAACATTACAGTGTGATATGCTTCAATCtggaacaaaattaaaacaacttAAATCCAGCTTTGTGCCACGGTCCCTTCTTGTAAGGATCACACTAAAGTTTCCTATCTGTGAATGTACAGCAGAATGGAAAtatgcttttcatttttcctcctACTCAACTTTTGGTAAAATTTCCCAATTCTGTTCCAAAAGTGCTCCCCCCCCGAATTATATATGAGCCACTTTTAAACGTTGCGTCCTTTTTAGAAGCACATGAATTGTGTCTGAGCCTGAGAACCAGTGACATGTCAGAAAGTAGGAAAAATTGTGGACAGtaggaaaaatgtgtgttttttttttttttttttttttgtttgttcaacagaaactttttacatttttctttcatatcTTAGTGAATATTTAAGCTTTATTCCCCCCCAGGTATGGAGTCTGCAGACAAAAGTCAAAGTCCCAGTCCTGCACAGAGAGAACACAGTGGTGAGTTAACACAACACTTGTTGTAATAACAGTAGCTTTAAAATCCATTTGTTACGCTGAAGCGGCAGTGATTAGCTGTCACCTTAAAGCAAGAAGGGCCTGTGTTCGGCTTTTGTGTCTTTCTGCATATTTTTCCTGTACCCTGTGCTCGTAACTCCTGCATGTACATTAGGTTGGTCTGTAAGTGTGAATGGTCCTCTAACTCTGATTTAGGCCTGATTTAGACCTCTGCTGTAAATCTTTGTAGAGCCCATGACATAACCTATGTGAGTGGCTGACTTTGTTGCCTGTATTTCTGTTTGTGCTGGTGCGTTGTGTGTCAAGTAACTTGTGGTCGTATCCcagtgtgttttatatgcggtgccagctgaaagaaacaaataaaatgctgggattttttttccctccgggttcctgttctttgttgtggttagtttttttttttctctgggaCAAACAAATTTATCCctcaagtttttccacttcttcatTCCTTATATTAAGACAATGActattattctctcactgatttaaaaaaaaaaaaaactgtattgaAAAAGTAACAGAAGTTGCACAGGAGGAATCGATGGTACTGAACTAGGCAGTCTCAGTAGTTGCAGGCTgcacgtgtagttacatttttagGGAGGTGCATATCAGTCTAAACCATAGGGTTTCAAAGGGGTTTGCGGTTACAGGGTAGCTGTGCCATAGATTTCCTGCTGAAGACTAAAGCCTcagtgtactctgcctctttcCCCACAGCATCCCTGAATTGGATAGGTGGAAGAAGGTAACTATATAATGTTGGATATACTAATGctgctctttttctgtttttctctttacagGACCTTCAGAGAATGAGTCTAGTCCACCGTCGGGGAGGCCTCAGCAGGCCAGCTCAGTTGAAAGAAGCCCAAATGAGCAGCAGTCCCCTCGGGCAAGTCCTGTGGACCGCAGGCCCTCCAGGAGCCCTGCCTCAAGCAgttcagacagcagcagcagcagcagtgatgaggatgatgatcaCTCATCAGCACTAAGAAAGATTCGGAGCAGTGTGGCTCAGATCAGAGTAAGAAATTACATGTGTGGGTTTTACTGGCCTGCAATGTTTCACATATATGCATTAgtatgaagaagaaaaatctgATGCCTTCAGACAGGTTCAGAGGGTTAAAGTATCAGTGTAAACTGGAGCTGCTAGTTGCTATGGAGTAAGTGGAGTGAGAAACCTCATTAGTAGTAGGTGGAGTATAAATAAGTTGTTTTCTACAATTAAACAGAACAATATTTGAGATTCCCATTGGTAATAAAAATGACCCAGCCAAAACAGAAAATCAGAAAGCATCTTATTTATGTTGTGCAAAAGGATCGGCTCATTTAAATTCAAAATCTTCCCTGCATGTCATAAGGGGGTAACTGACGTAATGCATTTGGTGTGGATGATGATTTTATGAGGCTGAGTTAGTGTTGCTGAAACTGATGGCAGAGTTCATGTAGTTAGATGCTTTGATAaatgcagtttagtgttttaatgtttttatttgataaaTCTACAGATACTCTTCAAACAAGAGTCTGGAAGCCAGCAGTATTCAGTTCATTGTGTGTGTCAGGGtggaaacaaaaactgaacataGCATTTTCTTAAAATTATTGCCTAAAATGATCTTCAATATCAGAATAGCTTTTGAATACAGTATCTGAAGAAGAAGCATATTTACTGAGTTTGCTCATGTTGTTCTTTTAAGGCCAGATtatgttgcatttgaaaatgTGCAGGAGTCTGTACTTGGCACAATGGATTGTTCAGGATGCAGTTCTGGGCAGCTGGTGTGAAAAACTGCTTGGTCTGAAGAGATGGTTGCTATGAGAACAGGACCCAGTTTAAGCTTGAGGCACTGTTGTAAGACAGATTTGTATGTTTAAAGTCAAGTAGCCTGATTCACGAGTGCGACCAGTGAAGAAAACACTAAATAAAGATTTAACTTGTTGATTGACAGAATCTCAAATCAAAGAGGACTTTGTTTCCACTACTGTCAACTTAGACACGAGCTCCCCAGGTACATGCAGGCTTTTACTTGATGCAGGACCCGAGGCAGACTGACTTCACATTGCTGGGTTGTCGCTCTTATTCAGCTGAACTCaagcttttaaaaatgacagcatgtttttctgctgctctgGTGTTCTCAGAGCAGTCCAAATACTTCCTGCATTCAGCTTGTTCCAAATCATTTGTCACTGTGCTTGTTTGTTGTTCCAGAGATCCAGATCAGGAtccagagagaaagacagatcCAGATCCAGGGAGCAAGATCGGTCCAGATCGAGGGAAATGGACAGATCCAGatccagagagagagacagaaaccgATCCAGATCCAGGGAAAAGGACAGATCTGCGTCAAGAGGGAGAGCGAGATCAAGATCAAGATCAAGATCCAGAGGGCGAGAGAGGTCCAGGTCAAGAAGACGTGACAGATCCCGATCCAGGGAGAGGGACAGGGACCGTTACGACAGAAGACGCTATGCACGGTAACGGATAAACATGTAATTGCTGAAGGTTTTGTGGTAGGCTTGTGTCCATTTTAGTTTGAATTGTTTGAGTTTCCTGCACCTATGTGGCCACCAGCCCATGTGGGTTAACAGGACTGATCAGTTTCACAAGTTTCAAATgcatttcaaaaacattttacttAACAGAAATATGTTAGACATTATTATATATACGTGACACACGTTATTAGGCATGGTTTCCTCTTCCTTATCTGCTAGACAACTTTTATAAATCTTactaaaagaagcaaaaaaacctCCACTTTAAAAAACCAACTCGGTATTGATATAATTTGACTGCTCTGGATTAATCATACCTGAATTTTTGCAGCTGTCATAAATAGCTCCAGAAAACATAATTTTATAAAAGTACCCTGTTCTTTTGTATCTTTCTCACCGCACTGCTCTTTGCTCTGCATAGGAGTCGCTATGATGATCGGCATGATGACAGGGACGGGCGTTTTGATCGGCGAGCCAATTGGGAGGCTGATTCAGATCACAGGAGGCGAGGCCGCTCTGCCTCCCCTCCGACTGACAGGGAGCCAGTTGCGGCCGACGAGCCAccggtgaaaaagaaaaaggaggagatCGATCCAATCCTGACGAGGACCGGCGGTGCTTACATTCCCCCCGCCAAGCTGCGCATGATGCAGCAACAAATCACTGACAAGAGCAGGTAAAATAGCATTTAAATACTCTGGTTCTATACACTAAGACTAGAAACTGTCCCTGGAAGTGTTGTCCAAGTCCTGTTTGCTTTCTGTTCCTGCTGCTCATTTTGAGCACACCACCATAGCAAACTGTAAACTGCTCCTATACCTAACTGCGTAAAAGATAgtggagcagagcagcagcattcGTTAAAATTGTATCCGCAGTAAAAAATGTGAACCATTTATTTAAAGAACTACGTGCAGTTGATGATGCCCTGTCCCTTGTGCAGCTTGGCCTATCAGAGGATGAGCTGGGAAGCTCTGAAGAAGTCCATCAATGGTCTGATCAACAAAGTCAACGTTTCCAACATTGTTAACATCATTCAGGAACTGCTGCAGGAAAATATCGTCAGGGGgaggtgaaaacacacacacacactcacacgcgaGAGTTTAGTGTCAGAAATTTCAATGATACTTGAAGTCAGACTGAGTTTGTTTTAGCTGTCAGAAGAAAAAAGGCATTAATGTGTGAATTTAAAGATAAGACTTTGTGCCACAGAGGCCTGTCATTTTTGGACCCACATCAGATACTTTATTGACTTTAAGTTTCCAGATCAGTGTGACTGATTGACAGAGTGAAGAGAGAACTTCCTGATTGACGCTCTCCCTGTAACTGCTTATTTGTCTGTCAGGGGACTGCTGGCTCGTTCGGTACTGCAGGCTCAGGCAGCCTCTCCTATTTTCACTCACGTCTACGCTGCCGTCGTTGCCATCATCAACTCAAAGTTCCCTCAGATTGGAGAGCTCATCCTCAAACGCCTCATCCTGACCTTCAGGAGAAGCTACCGCCGTAACCTCAAGgtacctgtctgtctgtctgtcgcTGTTGATTAGTGGATCTGCAGACAGTCATACTGTCGTACACAATCATCCAGATACTTAAAACAACAGAACATTGAAGTCCAGAACTAGTAAGCAAGTTAAAGCAGCGCTTGAGAAAACTAGTGAGGTTGGATGAAGAAAATAACCCCATACGTAGTGTGTTTCACTGCAGAAGACTCATATTTGTGTTTGGGATGACAATAACTTTAGTAAAGTAGCAGCAGTGTGTTTTCTACTGCTGGAGAGCTCGATAGCACAGAGCAGAGctctatgcattttttttattccctaACCAGTCACCTTTATGTCGTTCTTCTTCTTAAGATGCCtccatataataaataaataataaatcacaGATGCTGCATGTCCAGGAGATGATCTGATTAGACATTCAAGCACCTTGCTgcattcatttgcatatttatgACTAAAATTGATTACTTTGGAAACTTCTGCAGTATTATAACAAACAGCTAGCATTGTGAGCACATGTGttatggggggagggggggcataCAGCAGTTCAAGTGCTCGTTGTGTCTGTTTGACATTCATCAGTTTTGCATAAGCTAGTAGTTAAGCTTCATCGTGCATATCACTGGAGTAAGAGGCTAAAAATAGGACTCTTTCTATTTATTCGTTTGAGAATTGGTTTTGAATGAGAATCAATTTGAATCTAAGAGTCCCATCTGAAGTGACAGAGGTGGAAGTGTTCCAATTTGAGCAGACTGGTGATGTGTGAGTCCAAAAAACTGAGATAAAAaagaaactggagctaaataaGAGAATTAACTGGCAGTACTGGAAACTTCTGAACACAGTCCAGAGTGTGTTTCTACCTGCTGCATCAGCTGCTCGTGGCAAATAAAGACTCGACAGAAAATACAGacagaaatgtcttttttttttttttttccaggacaCTGTGTGCTATAGTAATTATCAGCAGTATTCATGCATTAATAccagtctttgtgtgtgttttccagcaaCAGTGCCTGACCGCCTCAAAATTTGTGGCTCATCTCATCAACCAGAACGTGGTACGTCCTGatttgaaaattaaatattgaCTGAGGGCTCAAGTGCTGCCGTCCAGCATCTAATGAGGTGTTTACTTTTTCTGTCTGGTCTGACGTCTCTCGCCTTCAGGCCCATGAAGTTTTGTGTTTGGAGATGCTCACTCTGCTGCTCGAGCGTCCAACTGATGACAGCGTGGAGGTCGCCATTTCCTTCTTGAAGGAATGTGGTCTCAAACTGACCGAGGTGTCCCCCCGAGGAATCAACGGTACTTTGAAGCAGCAGCTATAACTCATAGCTGTCATTTTCCTCACAGTCTGAGATGATGGCATAGGCTGAGCTCAGTTAGAATAAAAATGGTATTCAGTTAAATCTTTTAATGGCAATCATGCCAAACATTCTGCAGTCTGAGCTCCTGAAATTGGAGAGTTTGCTTTTGCCTTTCTGGTGTGAGTCTGGTTTTTAGTTCTTTTAAAAACATAGAGCAGCTTTGCTTCATTACAATATTAACTGCTAAGAGACTTTGTTTCCCTTCAACTTGTCATATCtctcattttttattaatttttttaaatacaaaatgagaacaaatttTTCAGAATTTAAGAATTAAGACAATTTAAGTACAATTAATCAGAAATGCTACAAAttctgccttcttttttttttttttttagccatattTGAGCGTCTCAGAAATGTCCTCCATGAGTCGTCCATTGATAAGAGGGTCCAGTACATGATAGAGGTGATGTTTGCCATCAGGAAAGATGGTTTCAAAGATCACCCAGTTATCCCAGAAGGCCTGGACCTGGTGGACGAGGACGACCAGTTCACTCACATGCTGCCACTAGACGACGAGTACAACCCTGAGGACATCCTCAGTAAGACCCTAGAATGAgtgggagggaggaaggagCTTTAACTTAGCCGTGCAACTTTACAAAAAATTTTTTACACAGGcttattatgtgtgtgtgtgtgtgtgtgtgtgttttcacttaGATGTGTTTAAGATGGATCCTGAATTCTTGGAGAATGAGGAGAAATACAAAACTATTAAAAGAGGTAAGAAACCAACACAGTCTCATCTGTCCAATCACCTGCCAGCTCCTTTACGGCTTAACCAAAGTAAGATGCCGCCTCATTTCAGATATCCTGGACGAGGGCAGCAGCGATTCAGGGGAGGAGGGAGACGGcagtgatgaagatgaggaagatgaagacGAGAATGAGGAGGAAGGCGAAGGTGAGACAGACGAGTTAACCTGCTGAGGCTTTCTTCCCTAAATTAAAGAGTCAGTTGGCTTTTTACCCCGCCCCCAGAGGGGGGGACGGGGtgttgtttttggtatgtttgtctgtttgttaacagTTTGACAGCAATGCTACCAGTctgattcataccaaatttgcacaaaagatggTCGATGCACCCCCCCCAATCACTTGATTAAAGTTTTGCCATAATTGTGGCGAGGTCAAAGGCCAGAAGTCAAGTTTCTCTGAAACTCTTGTGAACTCTTgtgatgcatctactaaaaatcttggatggAAATTTTGACTCCACGCCTGATTGCaaagttaaatatttattgtgatgcTTCAGGTTCAGCTCCGATTTAGCTGTAGTGCAACCAGCcaacaaaactgttttattgAAGACGTTTCTGTAATTGCCATTTAGCCATCATGCCTCGGTCAGTCCTtattaattcactttttttttttttcctagcacAGCAGAGCATTGTAAAAGGAGTTGGCCAGCTTGCTGGGAAGTTTGTTTGGAGGTTTTTGTCTCCAGACCTTCATCAAACGGCTCATTAGCTTTTGGAATATTTAAAACATCAACtgccaaaaaaagcagaaagcttttttttttttttttttcttctttttgatgAGTAATTCTGCTTGGTGCCAAACCCAGTATTTTTCCTCTGACTGCATTACATTAAAAGCACTAATTAAACAGCACTGAACACAGCTGTAGGAGAGCGGACAGGAAAACGATAGACCATGAAGACTCAACGTTAATATTTTAGGCATTACATATTGGTTTTTGGGAACCAGAACTGACTTTGGGTAAGACTGTTGGGATTGACTCACTTGTGGTGTCAGCCTCCAGTGGCCATTAGTGGAACCTCAGTTTCTGGCTCAcctgtgttggcttcatttttggcCTCAGATGTTTTGGTTTGGAGCGAGTATTAGCCATTATTAAGGTTTAGCGTGTATGTATGGTACCCGCTGACTCTCTGTGTCCAGAGTCAAAAAAGTTTGACACTAGATTACTCCCAACATCGGTTTCTGTTAATTCTATATCGGACtataaaatgatgatttaaaacatttgtttacTGCTCTGACATGAAACTGATTTCAACACATTAAACAAGCATCCAAAAGTCTCCTTTTTAAAGATgatctctgtttctgtctccctgtcaGATGAGAAAGTCACCATCTTTGATAAGACAGAAGTCAACCTGGTTGCTTTCAGAAGAACCATCTACCTCGCTATTCAGtccaggtacacacacacacacacacaaacagtgtaaCACACTCCTAaaaatacacattcacacagccaGTGACTTCATTTTCTCTGCGGGTGTTGGCAGTCATTTACAGCTCCTGCTATATTTGATTGAGTTGGACTGATAAttaaggctgtgtgtgtgtgtgtgtgtgtgtgtgtgtgtgtgtgtgtgtgtgtgtgtgtgtgtgtgtgtgtgtgtgtgtgtgtgtgtgtgtgtgtgtgtgtgtgtgtgtgtgtgtgtgtgtgtttttgtgaggaCCAGTTTGAATTTGAATCCTCGGGAGTGAGGACTCTTTGGCTGATCCTCTCTTCCTGCCACACCTTCAAAAGGATGTTTGAGGCTGGTCAAGTTAAGGGTGAAGTGCTAGGAAATGCATTACACCACAGAGTGCCCTCACAAAGATAGCTACacaaatgtgtgtctgtgcaacCTAGTTACCATGGTTCCATTGAAAAACAGTTCACAAGTTTGGAGAACAGgatgaaacagtgaaacagATTGAGAAAATGactcaaacagaaacacaccaaCATGAGCTCACTAATGTACAcctttgattgattgattgattgattggctgattgattgattgtttttGTAGCTTGGACTTTGAGGAGTGTGCGCACAAACTGATTAAGATGGAGTTTCCTGATAGCCAAACGGTgagtccacacacacaaacacacataccctGAAAACGCACACATCCTGTGAATCTTCTGAGAATTGAGGATTAATCTGAAGCCGTAGTGATGCTGAAGTTTGGCTGAACAGCGTGCATCCTTTAGCTAGCCATCAAATGAGAATTCAGCGGAAACCGTTGATTAAGAGTACATACTTGTATTTCTGTTCCATTAATGGAGGTTGAGCTGATAATTACATGCAGTGAAGTGGAGTATGGCTGTGGGCAGGGACAGCTGGATTTTACTGTGACTGCAGAGCAGATCGTTTTACTCAAGTCTTCATTAACTTCTAACTATTAATTGGCGCAAATGAGCAAATCGGCAGTGACTGCCTGCTTCAGTTCCCTGCACTCTGCTGGCTTTCCccacatttcctgtctctctctctctctattgtAACTATCTAATGAAGGCAAGCGGAACATGAACTTTACTCCCTTCCAAATTTACAGTTtccagtaccagtcaaaggtttggacagtgtgtccaaacctttgactggtactgtattatAAGCAGCCATACAGAGCTAAAAAGAAATTCTTTGGTACAATTTAAAGGTGAAGGCAACAAACAGCTAATTATCACAAGTTATTTAAATCCATCTCCATCATAAAGTCATTTATGATCCGTGTGTGGTCCTAAAGCCAGGCTTTGTAGCTGTAATCATTGGTTTCAGATGGTGACAGGTGCAAGTcagctgtgtgtatgtgagtgcaTGTTGTCGAGAAGGTATGAGAAACTGTGTCAGAGGACAAACGGCTTTGTGTGTGGCTGTTGGCATCACTGTGAGGACCACTGTGTTGGTGGTTGATGCCTGAAAGAGAGTGAAAAAGCAACGTCTCGTTTTGTGAGTCATGCAATAAGTGATGACAGTGCATTTATTTGTACTGTGCTGCAGAGCCGGTCCTGGTGTTACAAATATAATGGAAAAAAGCTTAGTTATTTACTTGTGTCTTAATGCAGTGTTTTTGACTTTTAATGTTAGCctaatctgtgtgtttgtaaatgttCCTGCATCAGAAAATATTAGCTGTGGCTTCTGGAGTGTCAGTTTTccaaaatacagtaaaagcgGGACATGAGATTAAACCTGATGGCACCCAGCAGCAGGTGCTTTTGAAGGTAGTTAATAATGTGGCCTTTGACCTTGTATGTTCTCCACTATGCCACTACTGTTTGAAGTGTGCAGTTCAAAGGCTGCAGTCCACTGAAATGACCTTTTGCTTTTGGTAAATGTGCTGATTCTtaaatagcacttttctactctacatgctTTATGCatcatgtctcattcacacattcatacaagtaccCTCTATGTCTATATGCtttctttctaacattcacgAACAATCACACTCCGATGATCAGGAGCAGCTCGGGCCTCGGTGACTTGCCCAAGGActctttggcatgcagactggagcatcCGGGATCAAACCCCCAACTTTCCGAATAGTAGATgagc from Archocentrus centrarchus isolate MPI-CPG fArcCen1 chromosome 21, fArcCen1, whole genome shotgun sequence carries:
- the cwc22 gene encoding pre-mRNA-splicing factor CWC22 homolog, whose protein sequence is MESADKSQSPSPAQREHSGPSENESSPPSGRPQQASSVERSPNEQQSPRASPVDRRPSRSPASSSSDSSSSSSDEDDDHSSALRKIRSSVAQIRRSRSGSREKDRSRSREQDRSRSREMDRSRSRERDRNRSRSREKDRSASRGRARSRSRSRSRGRERSRSRRRDRSRSRERDRDRYDRRRYARSRYDDRHDDRDGRFDRRANWEADSDHRRRGRSASPPTDREPVAADEPPVKKKKEEIDPILTRTGGAYIPPAKLRMMQQQITDKSSLAYQRMSWEALKKSINGLINKVNVSNIVNIIQELLQENIVRGRGLLARSVLQAQAASPIFTHVYAAVVAIINSKFPQIGELILKRLILTFRRSYRRNLKQQCLTASKFVAHLINQNVAHEVLCLEMLTLLLERPTDDSVEVAISFLKECGLKLTEVSPRGINAIFERLRNVLHESSIDKRVQYMIEVMFAIRKDGFKDHPVIPEGLDLVDEDDQFTHMLPLDDEYNPEDILNVFKMDPEFLENEEKYKTIKRDILDEGSSDSGEEGDGSDEDEEDEDENEEEGEDEKVTIFDKTEVNLVAFRRTIYLAIQSSLDFEECAHKLIKMEFPDSQTKELCNMILDCCAQQRTYEKFFGLLAGRFCLLKKEYMESFEAIFSEQYDTIHRLETNKLRNVARLFAHLLYTDSVPWSVLECIKISEDTTTSSSRIFVKILFQELCAYMGLPKLNQRLKDQTLQPFFEGLFPRDNPRNTRFAINFFTSIGLGGLTDELREHLKNAPKMIMTQNQDVESSDSSSTSSSSSSSSESSSSDSSSDSDSDSSDSSSSSSSDSDTKHRKKKKKGQSEEKKKMREKDKKKKASDKKRAGRKRDKEEDDDSSDGKQARREEKGRARDLEEREREGARRSRRDDRSEEEEEEAVGERGRKTDRQRDDERERERERDRGRERERERARDREIEEKREREREREREKQRERERERDREKERNKENRDRNRERDERRRR